In Glycine max cultivar Williams 82 chromosome 7, Glycine_max_v4.0, whole genome shotgun sequence, a single window of DNA contains:
- the LOC102670121 gene encoding uncharacterized protein — protein sequence MSLEVVVASCCCWFWKMAVMTRKRVGLWLVVRNGRWWGGKRCLGFGESLVKRCLGLDFGTSGAKFAIIDKDGTIQAEAKRKCPFYLIKRVDSDMIGYARGRRQCFLYFKMSNFTFPNTLSPFLLMRLLQLLSLSIGWL from the exons ATGTCTTTGGAAGTTGTTGTTGCTTCctgctgttgttggttttggaAAATGGCGGTGATGACACGAAAGCGTGTGGGTTTGTGGCTAGTGGTGAGAAATGGTCGATGGTGGGGAGGGAAGAGGTGTTTGGGATTTGGAGAGAGTTTAGTTAAGAGGTGTTTGGGGTTGGACTTTGGCACATCCGGTGCCAAGTTTGCCATCATTGACAAAGATGGGACAATTCAAGCTGAGGCTAAAAGAAAGTGCCCTTTCTACTTGAtaa AAAGAGTGGACAGTGACATGATTGGGTACGCTCGTGGAAGGAGACAATGTTTTCTCTACTTCAAGATGTCCAACTTCACCTTTCCAAACACGTTGTCTCCATTTCTATTGATGAGACTTTTGCAACTACTATCATTGTCGATAG GTTGGCTATGA